In Longimicrobium sp., the following are encoded in one genomic region:
- a CDS encoding ISNCY family transposase produces MRRHEQLSLARPWIAHPHARELEAISRILDAESGMAERVGQDLVRGVKNPQTGRGGMSGDQVLRVLVVKQMNGFGYEALHFHLLDSASYRTFCRFGALESVPSRSALAENVKKVRAETLEEIGRMLLKRAAREGVEKGRKVRIDSTVVEANIHAPSDSTLLWDSVRVLTRLLEQAGACFTVWRDHTKRAKRRMLAIQRAKTKEKRLPLYRDLLKVAGKVLGYARAARDVLADSTEEARRLAFELNRHRLLLERVVDQTERRVLRGESVSAGEKVVSIFEAHTDVIVKDGRDTLYGHKVFLTGGASGLVLDCVIRDGNPADSTLSTPMLQRQKEIYGRPPRQAALDGGFASKENLRAAKELGVGDVCFAKKRGLKVADMVKSTWVYRKLRDFRAGIEGMISFLKRAFGLDRCTWRGELSFQSYVWSGVLTANLLTLARHSLA; encoded by the coding sequence ATGCGCCGTCACGAACAGCTCTCGTTGGCCCGGCCCTGGATCGCCCACCCGCATGCACGCGAGCTGGAGGCGATCAGCCGGATCCTGGATGCGGAAAGTGGCATGGCGGAGCGTGTGGGGCAAGACCTGGTGCGTGGGGTGAAGAACCCGCAGACCGGGCGCGGCGGGATGAGCGGCGACCAGGTGCTGAGGGTGCTGGTGGTCAAGCAGATGAACGGCTTCGGCTACGAAGCGCTGCACTTCCACCTGCTGGACTCGGCGAGCTACCGCACCTTCTGCCGCTTCGGAGCGCTGGAGAGCGTACCGTCCCGCTCGGCGCTGGCGGAGAACGTGAAGAAGGTGCGGGCGGAGACGCTGGAGGAGATCGGACGCATGCTGCTGAAGCGGGCCGCACGCGAGGGGGTGGAGAAGGGCCGGAAGGTGCGGATCGACAGCACGGTGGTGGAGGCCAACATCCACGCGCCGAGTGACTCCACGCTGCTGTGGGACAGCGTGCGGGTGCTGACGCGGCTCCTGGAGCAGGCGGGTGCCTGCTTCACCGTATGGAGGGACCACACGAAGCGCGCGAAGCGGCGGATGCTGGCCATCCAGCGGGCAAAGACGAAGGAAAAGCGCCTGCCGCTGTACCGCGACCTGCTCAAGGTAGCGGGCAAGGTGCTCGGCTATGCCCGGGCGGCCAGAGACGTGCTGGCGGACTCCACGGAGGAGGCGCGGCGGCTGGCCTTCGAGCTGAACCGGCACCGGCTGCTGCTGGAGCGTGTCGTGGACCAGACCGAGCGACGGGTGCTCAGAGGGGAGAGCGTGTCGGCGGGAGAGAAGGTGGTCTCCATCTTCGAGGCGCACACAGACGTGATCGTCAAGGATGGACGCGACACCCTCTACGGGCACAAGGTATTCCTGACGGGTGGCGCGTCGGGGCTGGTGCTGGATTGCGTGATTCGGGACGGCAACCCCGCGGACTCGACGCTCTCCACGCCCATGCTCCAGCGGCAGAAGGAGATCTACGGCCGTCCTCCGCGCCAGGCGGCACTCGACGGCGGGTTCGCCTCGAAGGAGAACCTGCGGGCGGCCAAGGAGTTGGGGGTGGGGGACGTGTGCTTCGCGAAGAAGCGCGGGCTCAAGGTGGCGGACATGGTGAAGAGCACCTGGGTGTACCGGAAGCTGCGGGACTTCCGTGCGGGGATCGAGGGGATGATCTCGTTCCTGAAGCGTGCCTTCGGTCTGGACCGCTGCACCTGGCGCGGGGAGCTGTCGTTCCAGAGCTACGTCTGGAGCGGAGTGCTGACGGCCAACCTGCTGACGCTCGCACGGCACTCGCTGGCCTGA